AAACCGCAATGTATTTGAAAATCAATGGTGAAATTAGTCTGCAAAAGCTGCATGATACTGCCTACCACATGGCAATTAATAACACAAGGACACACAGTTGACGAAGAATGAACACATTTAAAGCGATGTCAAAGAAAACAGTACACCGTGTGGATAATTAAAAATGGATTCACTTCCAATTAAATTACAACCTGACTTAATCATACTTCATTATGTATATAATGAGagataaatattatataatacaaaatgtccagatgtgtgttttcactttgtcacaACTTTATGGGTTATTTAGTGTAGATATATAAGAAAAATGGCAGTTCATACCTGTGAAGACAGACATCTTGCTACTCCACTATGTATTTACGCAGGTTAAGTGTGACTAGATGACTTTCTCAAAGTAAAATAGAATTTAGTCTGGGATATCTAATGTGTAGAGAGATATAAATAATTGACATTGTAGGCTGGAACAAGATTAAAGTCATGACAGTGATAAGTAATAATCCATCTTCAAGGAAAATGTGACACTATTAGTTTGTAGTTTCCCAACCTTCAGTTATTTCTGTGCTTTCCTTCCAGCTTTCCACAGTCCACAGGGTGTTAACTGCTGATCCTTCTCTGGTGAACTGCTGTGATGAGGATGGTTACACCCCGCTGCACCGTGCAGCATACAGCGGACACACTGATGTTGTTTCTGCCTTGCTCGCTGCCAGCTCTAAAGTTAACCCTCGCACCATTGACGGCTGGACGCCTCTTCACAGCGCCTGTCGCTGGAGCCGCGTCACTGTGGCAAGTTTTCTCCTGCAGCATGGAGCAGAGCTAAATGCCCAGACCAACGGTGGGCTCACACCATTACACCTGGCTGCTTGTCACACCAGCGCCTCAAAAACAGACTCCGCCCGCACCCTAGAGCTCCTCCTTTCCCAGCGACACCTGAAGCCAaggctctgcagcagcagcgggGAGACAGCCAGTGAGGTGGCCCGACGCAGTGGGCcgcatcacttcctgtttgagaTGGTAGAAGACTGTGTCAATGTGGTACCCATCTCGT
This genomic window from Mastacembelus armatus chromosome 1, fMasArm1.2, whole genome shotgun sequence contains:
- the ankrd49 gene encoding ankyrin repeat domain-containing protein 49, which translates into the protein MEFPEDFNQLELLNTHGHLIPRGASSLWTGSKNEEEEVEDDEGEHSEQWYLEQEETLKDKPEELILWAAENNRLSTVHRVLTADPSLVNCCDEDGYTPLHRAAYSGHTDVVSALLAASSKVNPRTIDGWTPLHSACRWSRVTVASFLLQHGAELNAQTNGGLTPLHLAACHTSASKTDSARTLELLLSQRHLKPRLCSSSGETASEVARRSGPHHFLFEMVEDCVNVVPIS